A DNA window from Sporohalobacter salinus contains the following coding sequences:
- a CDS encoding MBL fold metallo-hydrolase, with amino-acid sequence MVLKKISVGSLGTNCYILGDKKVGEALVIDPGAEGEKILDLINELDLELNYIVNTHGHHDHIGANQFLLENSQAELMIHQDDSEFLVDPQKNLSSSTLLGEVEEPKADRLLTEGDEVICGQWELEVIHTPGHTPGGISLLGNDKLFVGDTIFAMGVGRTDFSHGSKKVLMDSIQEKLLLLDDGLEVFPGHGPNGKLGEIKEENPYL; translated from the coding sequence ATGGTTTTAAAGAAGATATCAGTAGGGTCTTTAGGTACAAACTGCTATATTTTAGGAGATAAAAAAGTAGGGGAAGCACTTGTAATAGATCCAGGAGCTGAGGGAGAAAAAATTTTAGATTTGATTAATGAATTAGATTTAGAGCTTAACTATATAGTTAATACTCATGGTCATCATGATCATATTGGTGCTAATCAATTTCTATTAGAAAATAGCCAAGCTGAACTTATGATTCATCAAGATGATAGCGAATTTTTAGTTGATCCTCAGAAAAATTTGAGCTCTTCTACTCTCTTAGGTGAAGTTGAGGAGCCTAAGGCCGATAGATTATTAACTGAAGGAGATGAAGTCATTTGTGGACAATGGGAATTAGAAGTAATTCATACTCCTGGTCATACTCCAGGTGGAATATCACTTTTAGGTAATGATAAATTATTTGTAGGGGACACTATATTTGCTATGGGAGTAGGTAGAACTGATTTTTCTCATGGATCCAAAAAAGTATTAATGGATTCAATTCAAGAGAAGTTATTACTCCTTGACGATGGATTAGAAGTTTTTCCCGGTCATGGACCAAATGGGAAATTAGGAGAGATTAAAGAAGAGAATCCCTATTTGTAA
- a CDS encoding peptidylprolyl isomerase gives MIFDNLRNNSRILIYIVIIAFVGGGVLVGLSGYFTNSSNTPSQNQAAHAQQRKKNIAVVNGEQISYSDFQRGLQRFQQRSRRQIGNSQVLTIKNRVLQQMIDQRLLLQKAKEKDIKVKVSDKEVDTQLNKWIDSTSKSRDEIEKLLKDKGSSMTKIKEQLRKGMKKQRTLQKMIQQTQDDVEITDKELKNAYEKVTASHILIKTDERSDKKAKAKAEKILAEVKNGKDFSKAAKEYSEGPSGEKGGKLGTFGHGKMVPGFEKVAFNLKKGEISQPVKTKFGYHIIKVIDRKEAEGKEFTKAKPKLKKKLKQKKGKQAVEQLINNYREEADIEINSAELKAYRAAQNDNYEKAVTEYNKALNQGRTGAYVYSGLAQAYQQQDKKDKAIEIYKKAIEKSPEDSQIRFALSTLYQQTGKKDKAVKQLDKVAESAGDNLLVHYRLQALYKKLGHEKKAKEEMEKVKKLQKKASEKRKQLQKKARKQQKQQKKQKTE, from the coding sequence ATGATTTTTGATAATTTAAGAAATAATTCTAGAATATTGATTTATATAGTCATTATTGCTTTTGTTGGTGGAGGGGTATTAGTAGGTTTAAGTGGTTACTTTACTAATTCATCAAATACTCCATCACAGAATCAGGCTGCGCATGCTCAGCAGCGGAAAAAGAATATTGCTGTAGTTAATGGAGAGCAGATTAGTTATTCTGATTTTCAAAGAGGATTACAGAGATTTCAGCAGCGAAGTCGAAGACAGATTGGTAATAGTCAGGTTTTAACTATTAAAAATAGAGTTTTACAGCAGATGATTGATCAGAGACTATTGTTACAGAAAGCTAAAGAAAAAGATATAAAAGTAAAAGTTAGTGATAAAGAAGTAGATACACAGCTGAATAAATGGATTGACAGTACTTCAAAATCTAGAGATGAAATTGAAAAACTGTTAAAGGATAAAGGTTCTAGTATGACTAAGATTAAAGAACAGTTAAGAAAAGGAATGAAAAAACAAAGAACGTTACAAAAGATGATTCAACAAACTCAAGATGATGTTGAAATAACTGATAAAGAGCTTAAAAATGCTTATGAAAAGGTAACAGCTAGTCATATTTTAATTAAGACTGACGAGCGCAGTGATAAAAAAGCTAAGGCAAAAGCTGAAAAAATCTTAGCTGAAGTTAAAAATGGAAAAGATTTTTCTAAAGCAGCTAAGGAATATTCTGAAGGACCATCTGGTGAGAAAGGCGGTAAATTAGGTACTTTTGGACATGGGAAAATGGTACCTGGTTTTGAAAAAGTAGCCTTTAATTTGAAAAAAGGTGAAATTAGTCAACCGGTTAAGACTAAGTTTGGCTATCATATTATAAAGGTAATTGACAGGAAAGAAGCAGAAGGAAAAGAATTTACAAAAGCAAAACCTAAGTTGAAAAAGAAACTGAAGCAGAAAAAAGGTAAACAAGCTGTTGAGCAGTTAATCAATAATTATAGGGAAGAAGCTGATATTGAGATCAATTCTGCAGAGTTAAAAGCTTATAGAGCAGCCCAAAATGATAACTATGAAAAAGCAGTTACGGAATATAATAAAGCTTTAAATCAAGGCAGAACAGGAGCTTACGTATATAGTGGGTTAGCTCAAGCTTATCAGCAGCAGGATAAGAAAGATAAGGCAATTGAAATTTATAAAAAAGCTATTGAAAAGAGTCCAGAGGATTCTCAAATAAGATTTGCTCTTAGCACTTTATATCAGCAGACAGGCAAGAAAGATAAAGCAGTTAAACAGTTAGATAAGGTAGCTGAGTCTGCAGGAGATAATTTATTAGTTCATTATCGTCTTCAGGCTTTATATAAAAAGTTAGGTCATGAAAAGAAGGCGAAAGAGGAAATGGAGAAGGTTAAAAAGTTACAGAAAAAAGCTTCAGAAAAACGAAAACAACTTCAGAAAAAAGCTCGAAAGCAACAAAAGCAGCAAAAGAAACAAAAAACAGAATAA
- the hisS gene encoding histidine--tRNA ligase — MSISKPRGTNDILPEDSLKWQYIEDVTRDVCVRYNYEEIRTPIFENTNLFRRGIGEATDIVEKEMYTFNDKGGRSVTLRPEGTASVVRAFLEHKIYGQAQPTKYFYYGPMFRYERPQSGRYRQFHQMGVEVLGTDSPAIDAEVISLGLHILTELGLSDLEVHLNSVGCPECREKYREKLRNYFEDDLEELCSDCQSRYDRNPLRILDCKNKGCQEYTVDSPEIIDSLCKECANHFEEVQSYLSSLDIDYIIDSNLVRGLDYYTKTAFEIMYTGLGAQDTIFGGGRYDGLAEEIGDRDIPGIGFAMGMERIILALEEQNIDLPLTTDLDLFITTIGQRAQETAFEYLYQLRRAGFKVEMDYLDRSVKGQMKCADRTNAQYSIILGDNELEKRTATIRNMETGEEIEIKLDNLVEEMNELIV; from the coding sequence ATGAGTATTAGTAAACCGAGAGGAACAAACGATATATTACCAGAGGATAGTCTTAAATGGCAGTATATAGAGGATGTTACTCGGGATGTTTGTGTTAGATATAATTATGAAGAGATTAGAACACCGATTTTTGAAAATACTAACCTCTTTAGGAGAGGAATCGGTGAAGCAACAGATATTGTAGAAAAAGAAATGTATACCTTCAATGATAAAGGAGGACGAAGCGTTACGCTTCGTCCTGAAGGTACTGCTTCAGTAGTTAGAGCTTTTTTAGAACATAAAATTTATGGACAGGCCCAACCAACTAAATACTTTTATTATGGACCGATGTTTAGATATGAACGGCCACAGTCTGGTCGATATCGACAATTCCATCAGATGGGAGTTGAAGTATTAGGAACTGATAGTCCGGCTATTGATGCCGAAGTTATCAGTTTGGGCTTACATATTTTAACAGAATTAGGTTTATCTGATCTTGAAGTTCATTTAAACAGTGTTGGCTGTCCGGAATGTAGAGAAAAATATAGAGAAAAGCTAAGGAACTATTTTGAAGATGATTTGGAAGAATTATGTTCAGATTGTCAATCAAGATATGATCGAAATCCATTAAGAATTTTAGACTGTAAAAATAAGGGATGTCAGGAATATACTGTTGATTCTCCAGAAATTATTGATTCACTTTGTAAAGAATGTGCAAATCATTTTGAGGAAGTACAGAGTTATCTCAGTAGCTTAGATATAGACTATATCATAGATTCTAATTTAGTGCGGGGATTGGATTATTATACTAAGACAGCTTTTGAAATTATGTATACAGGTCTTGGTGCTCAGGATACTATTTTTGGCGGTGGTCGTTACGATGGTTTGGCCGAAGAGATAGGAGATCGAGACATTCCTGGTATTGGTTTTGCCATGGGGATGGAACGAATAATTTTAGCTTTAGAAGAACAGAATATAGATTTGCCTTTAACAACTGATCTTGATCTTTTTATTACTACAATTGGTCAAAGAGCACAAGAAACTGCTTTTGAGTATCTCTATCAGCTACGTCGGGCCGGGTTTAAAGTAGAAATGGATTATCTGGATCGAAGTGTTAAAGGACAGATGAAGTGTGCTGATCGTACTAATGCTCAATATAGTATTATTTTAGGTGATAATGAATTGGAGAAAAGAACAGCTACTATCAGAAATATGGAGACAGGAGAAGAAATAGAAATTAAATTAGATAATTTGGTTGAGGAAATGAATGAATTGATAGTATAG